Below is a genomic region from Desulfobacter sp..
CGACAATATCGGATGCCCAGTCCAGACCGAGATCCACAAGCGCCACAAGGCCGAGTACGGCAATGAGCAGGGCAACAATGCTGAACACCACTTTTAAGCCGGCCTGGGCCCCGTTAATGATGGCCTCAAACAAATTGGTATCTTTTTTATAATGAATATTTACGTTCTTGCCCAGGGTCTTTGGCGTCCCTGTTTCAGGAAAAAAAAGTTTGGCCATGACAAGGGCTGCCGGAGCAGACAAAAAAGAGGCTGAAATCAAATGCCCTGCAATGCTGGGGAATATGTCATAAAGGGTAAACACGTAGAAGGCCAGGACATTGGAGGCCACCGTGGCCATCCCTGCGGTGAGAATGGTGCACAGCTCTGATTGGGTCATATCCCCAAGATGGGGCTTTACGGTAAATGCCGATTCAACCCCCACAAAAATATTTGAGGCCGCACACAGGGATTCTGCCCCTGAGATTCGCATCACCCGGGTAAATAATTTTGCAAACGCCCTGATCACAAAGGGAAGAATATTATAATAGTAGAGCACGGCCACAAGGGCGGAAAAAAACAAAATGGTCGGAAAGGCCTGGAATGCCAAAATAAAGCCCAGAGACCCCTGGGTGCCGGGGGGCAGTGCCAGGGGACCGAAAACAAACTGGGCCCCTTGGGCTGCAGCCGCCAGAACCGTGACCGCCATATCGTTTACCCCCTGAAAAACCCTTACCCCTGCCGGGACAACAAAAATAAACAAGGCAAAAAAAAGCTGAAGCCCGATCCCACATCCCAAAAGATGCCAATTCACCTTTTAGACATGGCCGAACACAAAACGGCCCATGGCCCAGGCCAGAAACAACAACCCGAATATGCCTGCAAAACTGACCAGATTATACCACTCCACTTTTTTATCCTCTTTTAAAAACCCGTATTTGTCACACCATAGGCGCTATGAATTAAAACATATCATGGGGCCGGACAAGAACCCCCGCACCAATCTTGGTTTTAATCCTCATCGCCTGGATCTTTGCCTTTTCCAAGGAATC
It encodes:
- a CDS encoding nucleoside transporter, with the protein product MNWHLLGCGIGLQLFFALFIFVVPAGVRVFQGVNDMAVTVLAAAAQGAQFVFGPLALPPGTQGSLGFILAFQAFPTILFFSALVAVLYYYNILPFVIRAFAKLFTRVMRISGAESLCAASNIFVGVESAFTVKPHLGDMTQSELCTILTAGMATVASNVLAFYVFTLYDIFPSIAGHLISASFLSAPAALVMAKLFFPETGTPKTLGKNVNIHYKKDTNLFEAIINGAQAGLKVVFSIVALLIAVLGLVALVDLGLDWASDIVGSWVHMEMNWSLKGILGYVFYPFTLMIGVPVEDAGIVSKIIGERIILTEVASYQDLARVLADNSLIHGRSAVITAYALCGFAHLASMAIFVGGVSALAPKRTADIASVGGRALLASTFACLLTACVAGTFYTRASLLLGN